Proteins co-encoded in one Hymenobacter swuensis DY53 genomic window:
- a CDS encoding PA2169 family four-helix-bundle protein translates to MATITGETARAYNDLVEINETAAKGYQEAAEGVTSPDLKSKLSELSQQRAQFASELNQHARQYGINPANETTVEGVVADAAAAVHRGWINIKSAITGQDDSAILGECETGDATALKSYETALQSQELPVEARNVIQKQHGEILSAKNWITQQKGTR, encoded by the coding sequence ATGGCTACTATCACCGGAGAAACTGCCCGCGCTTACAACGACCTCGTAGAAATCAACGAAACTGCAGCTAAAGGCTATCAAGAAGCTGCCGAAGGCGTAACCAGCCCCGACCTGAAATCGAAGCTCAGTGAATTGAGCCAGCAGCGCGCCCAATTTGCTTCTGAACTTAACCAGCACGCCCGCCAGTACGGCATTAACCCCGCAAATGAAACAACTGTGGAAGGCGTGGTAGCCGACGCCGCCGCCGCTGTACATCGGGGTTGGATCAACATTAAATCGGCTATTACGGGCCAGGACGACTCAGCCATTCTGGGTGAGTGCGAAACCGGCGACGCGACGGCGCTGAAATCGTACGAAACGGCACTGCAGTCACAGGAGCTACCCGTAGAAGCACGTAACGTGATTCAGAAGCAGCACGGCGAAATTTTGTCGGCCAAAAATTGGATTACTCAGCAGAAAGGCACTCGATAG
- a CDS encoding AI-2E family transporter, protein MVKQTPIIQFAFFLLGAVLLVYSLKVLDDILLPLLFSAVFTLLLLPICRWLELRGVPRVLAIIVCLLLVLAVFTGVILGFGSQLAQFKNEIPKLQVKMMEFFTNAQEWAHAKFGYQPMSINDLKESSIKALKKSGGTYLGTTLNTTTAVLSNLAQVLIYVFCFLYYRDHLRQFMFRFVAPDKRTSVLHTVDNIQTVVQAYISGLFKVIVIVSILNGIGLLALGVKFAIFFAIFASVLAVIPYIGIMIGATVPAIITLVETGSPVQAALVIGVFVVVQFLEGNFITPMITGSQVSINPLAAILALILGGELWGTPGMILSIPLMAVAKVVLDANKTTEPWGFLLGDTAEGEDSVKPENKEPGGIQKFWQRLTGKAA, encoded by the coding sequence ATGGTCAAGCAAACACCCATTATTCAGTTTGCCTTCTTCCTACTGGGGGCCGTGCTGCTGGTGTACTCGCTCAAAGTCCTTGATGATATTCTGCTGCCGCTGCTTTTTTCGGCAGTGTTTACGCTGTTGCTACTGCCCATCTGCCGGTGGCTGGAGCTGCGTGGGGTGCCCCGGGTGCTGGCCATTATAGTGTGCCTACTGCTTGTATTAGCTGTTTTTACGGGCGTTATTCTGGGTTTTGGCTCTCAGCTGGCCCAGTTCAAAAACGAAATTCCCAAGCTGCAGGTGAAGATGATGGAGTTCTTCACCAACGCGCAGGAATGGGCACACGCCAAGTTCGGCTACCAGCCCATGAGCATCAACGACCTGAAGGAAAGCTCCATTAAGGCCCTCAAGAAATCGGGCGGTACTTACCTAGGCACTACGCTCAACACCACCACGGCCGTACTGAGTAACCTAGCGCAGGTACTGATTTACGTTTTCTGTTTTCTGTACTATCGTGACCATCTGCGGCAGTTTATGTTCCGCTTCGTGGCTCCCGACAAGCGCACTAGCGTGCTGCACACGGTGGATAACATCCAGACGGTAGTACAAGCCTACATTTCAGGCCTGTTTAAGGTGATTGTCATTGTATCCATTCTGAACGGCATCGGGCTGCTGGCACTGGGCGTGAAGTTTGCCATCTTCTTCGCCATTTTTGCCTCCGTGCTGGCCGTTATTCCCTATATCGGCATTATGATCGGGGCTACAGTACCGGCTATCATTACCTTGGTCGAAACCGGCTCTCCGGTACAAGCGGCGCTGGTGATTGGTGTATTTGTGGTGGTACAGTTTCTGGAGGGCAACTTCATTACGCCCATGATTACCGGCTCGCAGGTGAGCATCAACCCGCTGGCCGCCATTCTGGCCCTCATCCTGGGCGGGGAGTTGTGGGGTACGCCGGGCATGATTCTGAGTATCCCGCTGATGGCCGTGGCCAAGGTAGTGCTGGATGCCAACAAGACGACGGAACCCTGGGGCTTCCTACTGGGCGATACGGCCGAGGGCGAAGACTCGGTAAAGCCGGAAAACAAAGAGCCGGGCGGCATTCAGAAATTCTGGCAGCGCCTGACCGGCAAAGCGGCCTAA
- a CDS encoding DNA topoisomerase IV subunit B encodes MAEQQVPSAQHAYTEDSIRSLDWREHIRLRPGMYIGKLGDGSSYDDGIYVLVKEVIDNSIDEYVMGHGRTIDIKISDQRVQVRDYGRGIPLGKVVEVVSKINTGGKYDSKVFQKSVGLNGVGTKAVNALSNYFLVQSVREGQLKAAEFSQGILTSDAAPVKTSQRNGTLMTFQPDESIFRNYRFIPEYLENQIWNYCYLNAGLTINFNGQKYFSENGLKDLLERKADRESLRYDIIHLKAEDIELALTHGNDYGEEYYSFVNGQYTTQGGTHLAAFREAVVKTVQEFFAKTNKNKKYEASDIRASIIAAISVRVQEPVFESQTKTKLGSINMGPDGPTVRGFMLDFVKEHLDNYLHENPLVADALRKRIDQSERERTDMAGVKKLANQRAKKANLHNRKLRDCRFHLGENAKEAEKELLTTLFITEGDSASGSITKSRNVETEAVFSLRGKPLNCFGLKKKIVYENEELNLLQHALNIEEGIEGLRYNRVVVATDADVDGMHIRLLLLTFFLQFFPDLVRNGHVFILETPLFRVRNKKTTIYCYNEQEKQAAMRQLGRNPEVTRFKGLGEISPDEFGKFIGDNIKLEPVILQSDRSIQQVLTYYMGKNTPARQEFIIDNLRLEKDLVTSDVLPVAEVPEEDLA; translated from the coding sequence ATGGCTGAACAGCAAGTACCCTCCGCCCAACACGCGTATACCGAAGACAGCATCCGCTCCTTGGACTGGCGCGAGCATATCCGGCTGCGGCCGGGCATGTATATCGGCAAGCTCGGCGACGGTTCCAGCTACGACGACGGCATCTATGTGCTGGTGAAGGAAGTTATCGACAACTCCATCGATGAGTACGTGATGGGCCACGGCCGCACCATCGACATCAAAATCTCAGACCAGCGGGTGCAGGTGCGCGACTACGGACGCGGCATTCCGCTGGGCAAAGTGGTGGAAGTGGTCAGCAAAATCAACACGGGCGGCAAATACGATAGCAAAGTATTTCAGAAGTCTGTGGGCTTAAACGGCGTCGGCACCAAAGCGGTTAATGCGCTCAGCAATTACTTTCTCGTGCAGAGTGTGCGCGAGGGCCAGTTGAAGGCTGCCGAGTTTTCGCAGGGCATTCTGACCAGCGACGCCGCGCCGGTAAAAACCAGCCAGCGCAACGGTACGCTCATGACGTTCCAGCCCGATGAGTCGATTTTTCGCAACTACCGCTTCATCCCGGAGTACCTGGAAAACCAGATCTGGAACTACTGCTACCTCAACGCGGGCCTCACTATCAACTTCAACGGGCAGAAGTACTTTTCCGAGAACGGCCTCAAAGACCTGCTGGAGCGCAAAGCCGACCGCGAGAGCCTGCGCTACGACATCATTCATCTCAAGGCCGAGGATATTGAGCTGGCCCTCACTCACGGCAACGACTACGGCGAGGAGTATTACAGCTTTGTAAACGGCCAGTACACCACCCAGGGCGGTACCCACCTGGCCGCCTTTCGGGAAGCCGTGGTGAAAACCGTGCAGGAGTTTTTCGCCAAAACCAACAAGAACAAGAAGTACGAAGCCTCCGATATCCGGGCCTCCATCATTGCTGCCATTTCGGTGCGGGTGCAGGAACCGGTGTTCGAAAGCCAGACGAAAACCAAGCTGGGCAGCATCAACATGGGGCCCGACGGCCCCACGGTGCGCGGGTTCATGCTCGATTTCGTGAAGGAGCACCTGGATAACTATCTGCACGAAAACCCGTTGGTAGCCGATGCCCTCCGTAAGCGCATCGACCAGAGCGAGCGGGAGCGGACCGATATGGCCGGGGTGAAAAAGCTGGCCAACCAGCGCGCCAAAAAAGCCAATCTGCACAACCGCAAGCTCCGCGACTGTCGGTTCCATTTGGGCGAAAACGCCAAGGAGGCCGAAAAGGAGCTGCTCACCACGCTGTTCATCACCGAGGGCGACTCGGCGTCGGGCTCTATTACCAAGAGCCGCAACGTGGAAACGGAGGCCGTATTCAGTCTGCGCGGCAAGCCCCTGAACTGCTTCGGGCTTAAAAAGAAAATCGTGTACGAGAACGAGGAGCTGAACCTGCTCCAGCACGCGCTCAACATTGAGGAGGGCATTGAGGGCCTGCGCTACAACCGCGTGGTGGTGGCCACCGACGCCGACGTGGACGGCATGCACATCCGGCTGCTGCTACTCACGTTCTTCCTGCAGTTCTTCCCCGATTTAGTGCGCAATGGCCACGTCTTCATCCTGGAAACGCCGCTGTTCCGGGTGCGCAACAAGAAAACGACTATCTACTGCTACAACGAGCAGGAAAAGCAGGCCGCCATGCGCCAGCTCGGCCGCAACCCCGAAGTCACGCGCTTCAAGGGCCTAGGCGAAATCAGCCCCGATGAGTTCGGTAAGTTCATCGGCGACAACATCAAGCTGGAACCCGTGATTCTGCAATCGGACCGCTCCATTCAGCAGGTGCTCACCTATTACATGGGCAAGAACACACCCGCCCGTCAGGAATTCATTATTGACAACCTGCGCTTGGAAAAGGATTTGGTGACCAGCGACGTGCTGCCGGTAGCCGAGGTGCCGGAGGAGGATCTGGCGTAG
- a CDS encoding tetratricopeptide repeat-containing sensor histidine kinase — protein sequence MNRFLLCRALLLVLGLGLAAAAPVQKNGNSPTVVLADSPERITAIAVQRTSQRRIDSLQALIDARPVLDTIKIMQVTRLAWEIQQRDVRAGLPVLRKALQMSHQLRCRDYEAEALLDLADCHILLGEYVAARHWLNQADAEFRRIHNIGGRIRCLGRMARIASQQGQYARALSYCFRVPASYDAGDTRRFYTSLQIQIGSTYRQLGELPTAERYLRHALKVALRYDYPDRLNLIYGELGEVCRRQKRWAQASRYYAQSMTISEKLHLAPEILGMEINLAEMDEQLGRNSGAMQRAYSVLWQAKKVLPLAVPRVLVLLARGNLSWGRADSAVLYARKSMQASRLIHSQSGIQNANEVLAQAYAGLGQFARAYQAQQQFMVARDSLTGAEVSRRTAALQYRHQLREQQGRIQLLTQQTRLQQQQQQLVRLRQQRQVALLVGVGGLVALLTGVVFWLYRRRQAAREAALRTSLAADLHDDVGSLLTQISLQSTMLREGLYPPEQQRGHLDHMAETSRMAARQMSDVVWGIDARNDSFLSVLDRMRDHAHQVLPPAGLELDFFADPALLTASVPLNTRQAVYLIYKEALHNAVKHARASLVTVHLRLRGRQLELQVTDDGCGGPVPARPAGQGLRNMQARAAAAAGTVTYDTAGPGFRLVARLPLG from the coding sequence ATGAACCGGTTCCTGCTTTGCCGCGCACTACTACTTGTGCTGGGGCTGGGGCTGGCGGCGGCAGCTCCGGTTCAGAAAAACGGTAACAGCCCCACCGTGGTGCTGGCGGACTCCCCGGAGCGCATAACCGCTATTGCCGTGCAGCGCACCAGCCAACGACGCATTGACAGCTTGCAGGCGCTGATTGACGCCCGCCCGGTGCTCGATACCATCAAAATAATGCAGGTAACTCGTCTCGCCTGGGAAATCCAGCAACGGGATGTGCGGGCCGGCCTGCCGGTGCTACGAAAGGCCTTGCAGATGTCGCATCAACTGCGGTGCCGGGATTATGAAGCGGAGGCGCTACTGGACCTGGCCGACTGCCATATTCTGCTGGGGGAGTACGTTGCGGCCAGGCACTGGCTGAACCAGGCAGATGCGGAGTTCCGGCGTATTCATAATATCGGGGGGCGCATCCGGTGTCTGGGGCGCATGGCCAGAATTGCCTCGCAGCAGGGCCAGTATGCCCGGGCCCTGTCGTATTGCTTCCGGGTGCCTGCCTCGTATGATGCGGGGGATACGCGCCGCTTCTATACCAGCCTGCAGATTCAGATTGGCAGCACGTACCGGCAGCTTGGGGAACTGCCCACGGCGGAGCGGTACCTGCGTCATGCCCTGAAAGTGGCCCTGCGCTATGACTACCCCGACCGACTCAACCTGATTTATGGTGAGCTGGGGGAAGTCTGCCGCCGACAGAAGCGCTGGGCGCAGGCCAGCCGTTATTACGCCCAAAGCATGACCATTAGCGAAAAGCTGCATCTGGCCCCGGAAATTCTGGGGATGGAAATCAATCTGGCGGAAATGGATGAGCAACTGGGCCGGAACTCGGGAGCCATGCAGCGCGCGTATTCGGTGCTCTGGCAGGCAAAAAAAGTGCTGCCGCTGGCAGTACCCCGGGTGCTGGTGCTATTGGCCCGGGGCAACCTGAGCTGGGGCCGTGCCGATAGCGCCGTGCTGTACGCCCGGAAAAGTATGCAGGCCAGTCGGCTCATCCATTCGCAGTCGGGCATTCAGAATGCTAACGAAGTGCTAGCACAGGCTTACGCCGGACTGGGGCAGTTTGCCCGCGCTTACCAAGCCCAGCAGCAGTTTATGGTTGCGCGGGATAGTCTGACCGGTGCAGAAGTAAGTAGGCGCACGGCCGCCCTGCAGTACCGTCACCAGCTCCGTGAGCAGCAGGGCAGAATACAGCTGCTTACCCAACAAACGCGCCTGCAGCAGCAACAGCAGCAGCTGGTAAGGTTGCGGCAGCAGAGGCAGGTGGCGTTGCTGGTAGGAGTGGGGGGGCTGGTGGCTTTGTTGACCGGAGTAGTATTCTGGCTGTACCGCCGCCGGCAGGCCGCCCGCGAAGCTGCCCTGCGCACCAGTCTGGCCGCTGACCTGCACGATGACGTGGGCTCCCTGCTCACCCAGATTTCCCTGCAGAGCACCATGTTGCGCGAAGGCCTATATCCGCCCGAACAGCAGCGTGGCCACCTCGACCACATGGCCGAAACCAGCCGCATGGCCGCCCGCCAGATGAGCGACGTAGTATGGGGAATTGATGCCCGCAACGACTCCTTTCTCAGTGTGCTGGACCGCATGCGTGACCACGCCCACCAAGTGCTGCCCCCGGCCGGGCTGGAACTGGATTTCTTCGCCGACCCCGCATTACTGACTGCGTCTGTGCCGCTCAATACCCGTCAGGCGGTGTATCTGATTTATAAAGAGGCCCTGCACAATGCCGTGAAGCACGCGCGGGCTTCCCTGGTAACGGTGCACCTGCGCCTGCGCGGGCGCCAGCTGGAGCTGCAAGTGACTGATGATGGCTGTGGCGGCCCGGTACCTGCCCGGCCGGCCGGGCAGGGCTTGCGCAATATGCAGGCTCGGGCCGCCGCTGCGGCCGGCACCGTTACCTACGACACGGCCGGCCCGGGTTTCCGGCTGGTAGCCCGGTTGCCGCTGGGCTAA
- a CDS encoding response regulator has protein sequence MSTGDLCQVITLGIIEDQPTIREALTGYLCAQPEFSCVLSTGSVEEFLTALPTLPAAPTLVLSDIGLPGMSGIEGLAHLRRLLPAVEVVMLSVYTDAERVFEALRAGAVGYLEKDTPLPLLKEHLLQVAAGGSPMSPSIARHVIRHFQPAPRPSLEPLTAREQDIVRGIEDGLSYQRIADRLFLSIDTVRSHIRQVYRKLQVNSKAELLARNYRR, from the coding sequence ATGTCTACCGGCGACCTTTGTCAGGTGATAACTCTCGGCATCATTGAAGACCAGCCAACCATCAGGGAAGCCCTGACCGGCTACTTGTGCGCGCAGCCGGAATTCAGCTGTGTGCTGAGCACCGGCTCGGTGGAGGAGTTTCTGACGGCGCTGCCCACACTGCCGGCCGCGCCCACGCTGGTGCTGTCGGATATTGGGCTGCCGGGCATGTCGGGGATTGAAGGGCTGGCCCACCTGCGCCGCCTGCTGCCGGCGGTGGAAGTAGTAATGCTAAGCGTGTACACCGATGCCGAGCGGGTATTTGAGGCGTTGCGCGCCGGTGCGGTGGGCTACCTGGAGAAAGATACTCCGCTGCCTTTGCTCAAGGAGCATCTGCTGCAGGTGGCCGCTGGGGGCTCGCCTATGTCGCCCAGCATTGCCCGCCACGTCATCCGCCATTTTCAGCCCGCCCCCCGGCCGTCCCTGGAGCCCCTCACGGCCCGCGAGCAGGACATTGTGCGCGGCATTGAGGACGGCCTGAGTTACCAGCGCATCGCCGACCGGCTGTTTTTGAGCATCGATACCGTGCGCAGCCACATCCGGCAGGTGTACCGCAAGCTGCAGGTCAACTCCAAGGCCGAGCTACTGGCCCGCAACTACCGCCGCTAA
- a CDS encoding response regulator translates to MKSIVAIIEAEPALREVWQAYLGAQPEFESVVVAESVEELVATLLAGARKPHLILLDARLPRTAALADVALLREFASLAAVVLMVEELAGLSGRGRVGGANGYLLRNTPLPTIKEGLLEMLLNASALPVVVPVPSVYSF, encoded by the coding sequence ATGAAAAGCATAGTAGCTATCATCGAAGCAGAACCCGCGTTACGAGAGGTTTGGCAGGCTTACCTCGGGGCACAGCCGGAGTTTGAAAGTGTGGTGGTGGCCGAGTCGGTGGAAGAGTTGGTAGCCACGCTGCTGGCCGGCGCCCGCAAGCCACACCTGATTCTGCTAGATGCCCGCCTGCCCAGGACGGCTGCCTTAGCCGATGTAGCCCTCCTCCGGGAATTTGCTTCCCTGGCCGCCGTGGTGCTTATGGTGGAGGAGTTGGCCGGTTTGTCGGGCCGGGGCCGGGTGGGCGGAGCCAATGGATATTTGCTGAGAAATACCCCGCTGCCGACCATCAAGGAAGGCTTGCTGGAAATGCTGCTTAACGCGTCGGCTCTGCCAGTCGTTGTGCCCGTGCCGTCAGTGTATTCCTTCTGA
- a CDS encoding DUF4357 domain-containing protein, which translates to MYAEFKATPNEDVKRVDLALFADNLSEDAIFIECKATGNLAKGLPEDLAKVERQLRDYNKDNTAQLAIITNGRIWRFYYFYTSGKFASKHFKTLNLSEDDLETVAEFFTLFLSKAAVADRSARVAAESYLNLTRKQQKMQDARPEAERRITQYPFPSLPDALMQVVAEQHTAVSRQEAEAFLEGHDGRLLRPAGVAGKAAPGNPAPPEAAPAKTTPDSKAPKRRVAPLPEAAVAFVPAVPEPAPKQPTGEKFTLKQGTAHATAYLQPDGRLLVAAGSLAAAQAAGSIPPKQKVLRPTGDYLEFTENHVFASANTAAVIIVARAVNAQLAWKHATGRQLRDFLAHSNS; encoded by the coding sequence GTGTACGCCGAGTTTAAAGCCACCCCGAACGAAGACGTGAAGCGGGTAGATCTGGCTCTGTTTGCCGACAACCTATCGGAAGACGCCATATTTATCGAGTGCAAGGCCACCGGGAATCTGGCCAAAGGCCTGCCCGAAGACCTGGCCAAAGTGGAGCGGCAGCTGCGCGACTACAACAAGGACAACACCGCCCAGCTTGCCATTATTACCAACGGCCGCATCTGGCGGTTTTACTACTTCTACACCAGCGGGAAGTTTGCCAGCAAGCACTTCAAAACCCTCAACCTCTCCGAAGACGACCTGGAAACGGTAGCCGAGTTCTTTACCTTGTTCCTGAGCAAAGCTGCCGTGGCCGACCGTAGTGCTCGGGTCGCCGCCGAAAGCTACCTCAACCTCACCCGCAAGCAGCAGAAAATGCAGGATGCCCGCCCCGAGGCCGAGCGGCGCATCACCCAGTACCCATTTCCCAGCCTGCCCGACGCGCTGATGCAGGTAGTAGCCGAGCAGCACACCGCCGTTTCGCGGCAGGAGGCGGAAGCCTTTCTGGAAGGCCACGACGGCCGCCTGCTCCGGCCCGCCGGGGTTGCCGGCAAAGCCGCCCCCGGTAACCCTGCGCCGCCTGAAGCAGCACCCGCCAAAACTACCCCTGACTCGAAGGCTCCCAAACGCCGGGTCGCTCCGCTACCAGAGGCGGCTGTTGCATTCGTGCCGGCTGTTCCTGAACCGGCTCCAAAGCAGCCAACAGGGGAGAAGTTCACGCTGAAACAGGGTACGGCTCACGCCACCGCGTATTTGCAGCCCGATGGCCGGTTGCTGGTGGCGGCCGGCTCCCTGGCCGCCGCCCAGGCGGCGGGCAGCATTCCGCCCAAACAGAAAGTCCTGCGCCCAACCGGCGACTACCTGGAGTTCACGGAAAACCACGTTTTTGCCTCCGCCAATACTGCCGCCGTAATCATTGTGGCCCGCGCCGTAAATGCCCAGCTGGCCTGGAAACACGCCACCGGCCGGCAGCTACGGGATTTTCTGGCACATAGTAATTCGTAG
- a CDS encoding DNA gyrase/topoisomerase IV subunit A → MIHDVATVNGMYQNWFLDYASYVILERAVPAIEDGLKPVQRRILHAMKEMDDGRFNKVANVIGQTMQYHPHGDASIGDAMVNLGQKDLLIETQGNWGDIRTGDGAAAPRYIEARLSKFALDVVFNPDITEWQMSYDGRKREPTTLPVKFPLLLAQGVEGIAVGLSTKIMPHNFRELCKASIDVLRGREIQLFPDFPTGGLCDVTNYNGGLRGAKIRLRATIEKADKTMLVIRDIPYGTTTTALMESIVKASEANKIKIKKVVDNTAAEVEIQVHLPAGVSPDLTMDALYAFTDCEVSISPNTCVIIEDKPRFVGVEDMLKLSTQKTVRLLERELEIRQNELQEKWHSASLEKIFIENRIYRKIEECETWEDILQTIDAGLRKFVRIEGEKPKANDLRIVLRRAITEDDLTRLTEIRIKRISKFDGFKAEEYIQRLETELAEVADHLANLTRYAINYFEGLLKKYGAGRERKTQLRTFDVVTAQKVAVANQKLYVNYADGFVGYGLKKDEKAVEVTSCSDLDDIIAIRRDGTFTVSKIAEKTFVGKDILHVGVYNKNDDRLVYNMVYLDGASGISFAKRFLVTGITRDKVYDLTKGTKGTKTLYLTANPNSESEVVSIQLSDKAPARVKQFDFDFAELAIKGKGSMGNIVTKQPIKKIQRKSVGDSTLGGREVFFDSVVGRLNHAGHGRYLGAFDTEDTLLRVYKDGSYEVVPPELSLQFDMGNMVLLRKLEPDTVLSAVYYEGESKTHYVKRFSIETATLKKRFTFISETTGSKLLTATAHPEPQVEIKLQRDKKADKETEKLLLHEFIDVKGWKAMGNKLNYFKIHALTLLTDEGPEPERKAAKKKAGPATILRSTTTAAPEAEEPLPEHTGDVDISAADVAQAQAVLKTPKSQLKLF, encoded by the coding sequence ATGATTCACGATGTGGCCACCGTGAACGGTATGTATCAGAACTGGTTTCTGGACTACGCCAGCTACGTGATTCTGGAGCGCGCCGTGCCCGCCATCGAGGATGGTCTCAAGCCCGTGCAGCGCCGCATTCTGCACGCCATGAAGGAAATGGACGACGGCCGCTTCAACAAAGTGGCCAACGTCATCGGACAGACCATGCAGTACCATCCCCACGGCGACGCCAGCATCGGCGACGCCATGGTGAACCTGGGCCAGAAGGATTTGCTTATCGAAACTCAGGGCAACTGGGGCGACATCCGCACCGGCGACGGGGCGGCGGCTCCGCGTTACATTGAGGCCCGCCTGAGTAAGTTTGCGCTGGACGTGGTGTTCAACCCCGACATTACGGAGTGGCAGATGAGCTACGACGGCCGCAAGCGGGAGCCCACCACGTTGCCCGTGAAGTTTCCGCTGCTGCTGGCCCAGGGTGTGGAGGGCATTGCCGTGGGCCTGAGCACCAAGATTATGCCCCACAACTTCCGCGAGCTGTGCAAGGCCAGTATCGACGTGCTGCGGGGCCGGGAAATTCAGCTGTTTCCGGACTTCCCGACCGGCGGCCTCTGCGACGTGACCAACTACAACGGCGGCCTGCGCGGGGCCAAAATCCGCCTGCGCGCCACCATCGAGAAGGCCGACAAGACCATGCTGGTCATTCGTGATATTCCCTACGGCACCACTACCACGGCGCTGATGGAGAGCATCGTGAAGGCCTCGGAAGCCAACAAAATCAAGATTAAAAAGGTGGTCGATAACACGGCTGCCGAGGTGGAAATCCAGGTGCATCTGCCCGCCGGCGTGAGTCCCGACCTCACCATGGATGCGCTCTACGCCTTCACTGACTGCGAAGTCAGCATTTCGCCCAATACCTGCGTTATTATTGAGGATAAGCCGCGCTTCGTGGGAGTGGAGGATATGCTCAAACTAAGCACCCAAAAAACGGTGCGCCTGCTGGAGCGGGAACTGGAAATCCGCCAAAATGAACTGCAGGAAAAGTGGCATTCTGCTTCCCTGGAGAAAATCTTCATCGAGAACCGCATCTACCGCAAAATCGAGGAGTGCGAAACCTGGGAAGACATTCTGCAGACTATTGATGCCGGTTTGCGCAAGTTTGTGCGCATCGAGGGCGAGAAGCCCAAAGCCAACGACCTGCGCATTGTGCTGCGCCGCGCCATTACCGAGGACGACCTCACGCGCCTGACCGAAATCCGCATCAAGCGCATTAGCAAGTTCGATGGGTTCAAGGCCGAGGAGTACATCCAGCGGCTGGAAACCGAGCTGGCCGAAGTGGCCGACCACTTGGCCAACCTCACCCGGTACGCTATCAACTACTTCGAGGGCCTGCTGAAAAAGTACGGCGCGGGCCGGGAGCGAAAAACCCAACTGCGCACCTTTGATGTGGTAACAGCCCAGAAAGTAGCCGTAGCCAACCAGAAGCTCTACGTGAACTACGCCGATGGTTTTGTGGGCTACGGCCTGAAAAAGGACGAAAAAGCGGTGGAAGTCACTAGCTGCTCCGACCTCGACGACATCATTGCCATCCGCCGCGACGGCACGTTCACGGTGTCGAAAATTGCCGAGAAAACCTTTGTGGGCAAGGATATTCTGCATGTGGGCGTGTACAATAAGAACGACGACCGGTTGGTGTACAATATGGTGTACCTGGATGGGGCCTCGGGCATCAGCTTCGCCAAGCGCTTCCTCGTCACAGGCATCACCCGCGACAAGGTGTACGACCTCACCAAGGGCACAAAAGGCACCAAAACACTCTACCTCACGGCCAACCCTAACTCCGAGTCGGAAGTGGTGAGCATCCAGCTCTCCGACAAAGCCCCGGCCCGCGTGAAGCAGTTCGATTTCGACTTTGCCGAGTTGGCCATTAAGGGTAAGGGCTCAATGGGGAACATCGTAACTAAACAGCCCATCAAGAAAATCCAGCGCAAGTCAGTGGGTGACTCCACGCTGGGGGGCCGGGAAGTATTCTTCGACAGCGTGGTGGGTCGCCTCAACCACGCGGGCCACGGCCGTTATCTGGGAGCCTTCGACACCGAGGACACGCTACTGCGGGTGTACAAAGATGGGAGCTACGAAGTAGTGCCGCCTGAGCTGTCCCTGCAGTTTGACATGGGCAATATGGTGCTGTTGCGCAAATTGGAACCCGATACCGTGTTGAGCGCCGTGTACTACGAGGGTGAATCGAAAACTCACTATGTGAAGCGGTTTAGTATCGAAACCGCGACGCTGAAAAAGCGCTTTACGTTCATCAGCGAAACCACTGGCTCTAAGCTGCTGACAGCCACGGCCCACCCTGAGCCGCAGGTGGAAATCAAGCTGCAGCGCGACAAAAAAGCCGATAAGGAGACGGAGAAGCTGCTGCTGCACGAGTTCATTGACGTGAAGGGGTGGAAGGCTATGGGCAACAAGCTCAACTACTTCAAAATTCACGCCCTCACGCTGCTCACCGACGAAGGCCCGGAGCCTGAGCGCAAAGCAGCCAAGAAGAAAGCCGGCCCCGCTACCATCCTGCGCTCCACCACCACAGCCGCCCCGGAAGCGGAGGAGCCGCTTCCGGAACACACCGGCGACGTGGACATCTCCGCCGCCGACGTGGCCCAGGCTCAGGCGGTGCTGAAAACCCCTAAGTCGCAGCTGAAGTTGTTTTAA